The following are encoded in a window of Gossypium raimondii isolate GPD5lz chromosome 13, ASM2569854v1, whole genome shotgun sequence genomic DNA:
- the LOC128036158 gene encoding serine/threonine-protein phosphatase 7 long form homolog, whose amino-acid sequence MYSYKDVGQRCEEWITYLQAGVGIVADSDPNAEHHECELKAAGLAFPLTWMSIAMARLIRSDIRHISDAANNADSFRVLRGRVSVLKIAPDARFMPYLELAGFGSVALIRSSDLRFDLLSVLVERWHPETHTFHFPCGECTVSLEDVAVQLGPIDGSPVTGVSSFTDPAAVCYQLLGKSPEDGDKYFSGIKCTWLKAKICGLSATATEGELMCAARAYIMHMIEAVLMPDANGDSVHLSYMPLLADFSTARSYSWGSAVLATLYRELCRATESQVKDIGGCLILLQSWVLYRMPFLARVSHQPYLYPLPLRWTTRPGIGKSSDVPIYRLRIEQHAQEWFIWMPYRRPEITNVVPSSALVDSHIWCTNTPIVNFNVVEWYHGDWVLRQFGCIQPIPDPPNQLGDDHSLTKRGKVQLDWGIKHQKYVALWND is encoded by the exons ATGTACTCTTACAAAGATGTTGGCCAACGCTGTGAAGAATGGATAACGTATCTTCAAGCCGGTGTTGGTATAGTGGCAGATAGCGATCCAAATGCTGAGCACCACGAATGCGAACTCAAAGCTGCCGGCCTTGCTTTTCCATTGACTTGGATGA GCATCGCAATGGCTCGATTGATACGAAGCGATATTAGACACATATCTGATGCGGCTAATAACgcg GACTCGTTCCGAGTATTAAGAGGCCGTGTGAGTGTTTTAAAGATAGCTCCGGATGCACGATTTATGCCGTACCTAGAGCTAGCCGGATTTGGGTCAGTAGCATTGATCCGGTCCTCCGACTTGCggtttgatttattatctgTGCTAGTTGAGCGGTGGCATCCGGAGACCCATACTTTCCATTTTCCGTGCGGGGAGTGCACGGTGAGCTTGGAGGATGTTGCAGTGCAGCTTGGGCCAATTGACGGGAGTCCCGTAACGGGAGTATCTTCATTCACCGATCCGGCTGCAGTTTGCTATCAACTCCTAGGAAAGTCACCAGAGGATGGTGATAAATATTTTTCCGGCATAAAATGTACATGGCTAAAAGCCAAAATATGTGGATTATCAGCGACCGCCACTGAAGGTGAGTTGATGTGCGCTGCTcgagcgtacatcatgcatatgATAGAGGCAGTACTCATGCCTGATGCAAACGGCGATAGTGTGCATTTGTCGTACATGCCCCTGCTAGCTGATTTCTCCACTGCTAGGTCGTATAGCTGGGGTTCCGCCGTTCTAGCAACGCTGTACCGGGAGCTTTGTCGGGCTACAGAGTCGCAAGTTAAAGACATCGGCGGATGCCTCATACTGCTGCAGTCATGGGTGCTTTATCGGATGCCGTTTTTGGCACGTGTTAGTCATCAACCCTATCTGTATCCACTGCCACtcag ATGGACTACCCGTCCAGGCATCGGGAAGTCGAGTGATGTCCCGATATACCGCCTTAGGATTGAACAGCATGCCCAGGAATGG tttatatggatgccATACCGGAGGCCAGAAATTACAAATGTTGTACCCTCGTCCGCACTCGTTGATTCCCACATATGGTGTACTAACACACCAATTGTAAATTTCAACGTCGTCGAGTGGTATCACGGCGATTGGGTGCTTCGGCAGTTTGGCTGCATCCAACCTATCCCGGATCCGCCAAACCAGTTGGGGGATGATCACAGCTTGACAAAGAGAGGAAAAGTTCAATTGGACTGGGGAATTAAGCACCAGAAATACGTCGCACTGTGGAACGATTGA